Proteins encoded by one window of Sorex araneus isolate mSorAra2 chromosome 3, mSorAra2.pri, whole genome shotgun sequence:
- the CUEDC1 gene encoding LOW QUALITY PROTEIN: CUE domain-containing protein 1 (The sequence of the model RefSeq protein was modified relative to this genomic sequence to represent the inferred CDS: deleted 1 base in 1 codon), with protein sequence MTSLFRRSGGGGGGGGGAAGARGGRGGPGPAAAAQELNNSRPARQVRRLEFNQAMDDFKTMFPNLDYDIIECVLRANSGAVDATIDQLLQMNLEGGGVYEDSSDSEDSIPVEILERTLEPDSSDEEPPPVYSPPAYHMHMFDRPYPLAPPTPPPRIDLQSCGPPSSQRRYRNWNPPLLGSLPEDFLRILPQQLDSVQGNPGGSKPRSGEGGPPPTAGPGPRDQDSRWKQYLEDERVALFLQNEEFMKELQRNRDFLLALERDRLKYESQKSRSSSVAVGSDFSLAPAVPGASDANPGASEDALFRDKLKHMGKSTRKKLFELARAFSEKTKMRKSKRKHLLKHQPLGAAASTANLLDDVEGHPCDEDSRGRRQEGPKAEDSLREGQ encoded by the exons ATGACCAGCCTGTTCCgccggagcggcggcggcggcggcggtggcgggggcgcggccggggcgcgcggggggcgcggcggg cccgggcccgcggccgccgcgcAGGAGCTTAACAACAGCCGGCCCGCGCGCCAGGTCCGCCGCCTGGAGTTCAACCAGGCCATGGACGACTTCAAGACCATGTTCCCCAACCTGGACTACGACATCATCGAGTGCGTGCTGCGCGCCAACAGTGGTGCCGTGGACGCCACCATCGACCAGCTGCTGCAGATGAACCTGGAGGGCGGCGGCGTGTACGAGGACAGCTCCGACTCCGAGGACAGCATCCCCGTGGAG ATCTTGGAGAGGACATTGGAGCCCGACAGCTCGGATGAGGAGCCCCCGCCCGTGTACTCCCCACCAGCCTACCACATGCACATGTTCGACAGGCCCTACCCGCTGGCTCCCCCCACGCCACCTCCACG CATCGACCTGCAGAGCTGCGGACCCCCTTCCAGCCAGAGGCGCTACAGGAACTGGAACCCCCCCCTGCTGGGCAGCCTCCCTGAGGACTTCCTGCGGATCCTCCCTCAGCAGCTGGACAGTGTCCAG GGCAACCCCGGGGGCTCCAAGCCCAGGAGCGGAGAGGGAGGCCCACCGCCCACagctggccccgggccccgcgaCCAGGACAGCCGCTGGAAGCAGTACCTGGAGGACGAAAGGGTCGCGCTGTTCCTGCAGAACGAGGAGTTCATGAAGGAGCTGCAGCGGAACCGCGACTTCCTCCTTGCCCTGGAGCGAG ATCGGTTGAAATACGAGTCCCAGAAATCCAGGTCCAGCAGTGTGGCTGTGGGAAGCGACTTCAGCTTGGCCCCTGCTGTCCCAG GAGCCAGCGACGCCAACCCCGGCGCGTCTGAAGACGCCTTGTTCAGAGACAAGTTGAAACACATGGGGAAAT CTACCCGGAAGAAGCTGTTTGAACTAGCCAGGGCCTTCTCGGAGAAAACCAAGATGAGGAAGTCCAAAAGGAAACACTTGTTAAAGCATCAGCC ATTGGGAGCTGCAGCGTCAACAGCCAATCTCCTGGACGACGTGGAGGGCCACCCCTGCG ATGAGGACTCCCGGGGCAGGCGACAAGAGGGCCCCAAGGCGGAGGACAGCCTCAGAGAAGGGCAGTAG